In a single window of the candidate division WWE3 bacterium genome:
- a CDS encoding glycosyltransferase family 2 protein translates to MRLKFIIFNCFSAKIGFVKVTAVTVNYNRPGDTVELITSIRHSDLADASLLVIDNGSTDGSPRILKATFPDLQIASLPQNLGFAGGFNYGMGMALEAGSDAVLIINNDTVVPEVFLGSLVTALASDLKIGAVSPKIYCSDGKTIWWAGGKLNLDRGQIVNVGSGRVDDGLYSSIVDCDYLTGCCVLFRSSALKSVGLFDPIFTHTGEDVDLSLRLTKAGYKLHMIPQSTLIHKVSQTGGGELSPFHLYNLEKYRILLMRKWGFWHGLLSWLALTPLLTRRIASIIVKGRSLNSVLDVIRGWRDGVRLNYEKST, encoded by the coding sequence ATGCGGCTTAAGTTTATCATTTTTAATTGCTTTTCTGCTAAAATTGGCTTTGTGAAAGTGACTGCCGTCACCGTAAATTATAATCGCCCTGGCGATACAGTTGAGTTAATAACTTCTATTAGACACTCTGATCTGGCGGATGCGTCACTTTTGGTCATCGACAACGGCTCGACTGACGGCTCGCCGCGAATTCTTAAAGCCACTTTTCCGGATCTTCAGATTGCGTCGTTACCGCAAAATTTAGGCTTTGCCGGTGGTTTTAATTATGGCATGGGGATGGCCTTGGAGGCAGGGTCCGACGCAGTGCTAATAATTAATAATGACACCGTAGTCCCCGAAGTTTTTTTAGGGTCGCTGGTTACAGCTTTAGCGTCAGATTTAAAGATTGGGGCGGTTTCCCCGAAGATTTACTGCAGCGACGGGAAAACTATTTGGTGGGCCGGTGGGAAGTTGAACCTGGATCGCGGTCAGATAGTTAATGTCGGCTCAGGAAGAGTAGATGATGGTCTATATAGTAGTATTGTCGATTGTGATTATTTAACCGGTTGTTGCGTTTTATTTCGGTCATCCGCTTTAAAATCCGTTGGACTATTTGATCCGATTTTTACTCACACCGGTGAAGACGTCGATTTGTCGTTGCGACTTACAAAAGCCGGTTATAAGCTCCATATGATTCCTCAAAGTACTCTGATTCACAAGGTGTCGCAGACTGGTGGGGGAGAGTTGTCACCTTTTCATTTATACAACCTAGAAAAATACCGAATTCTACTGATGAGAAAGTGGGGATTTTGGCATGGTCTTCTGTCATGGCTAGCGCTGACGCCTCTGCTAACGCGGCGGATTGCTAGTATAATCGTCAAAGGCCGGAGTCTGAATAGCGTCTTGGATGTGATAAGAGGTTGGCGTGACGGCGTTAGACTAAATTATGAAAAAAGTACTTAG
- a CDS encoding O-antigen ligase family protein, protein MKKVLSVLIFLIFALTSVTNQLQFSLISDNLIPIRIVLVIFLILSGGYFIYREKANSLKYIWSQLLKDRVLLVGTLLFIWRVLTVLVVGNYSSGLPMLIFWASILAFYVLFNRFSNVKAATYGLYLSVAVSVFIAIYQTVSFVGWGIQRFDLWGWQFPDGFRVPGLMLDSNHYGIFMVGGFFIISLYLLLKKKYLWTIICAFLTIGTYSLSSSRSALIGLLVGGLVTMVILALRRQYKVLVIFAVALGLGLTSGTAISKVIDIYTTNFLKTSIILHQEVGSKTAAKVADTLQNSNSESIQFEGAFNFLNNLLPSRVKRVFDSSAKSHLAMVEASVKLGLRYPVFGVGYGNFSTGLKKESDIYGPASQFDPRGLSMPKFPSHTLWGEQLAETGIVGLALFTILVILMFIKLIKKPGISGALLAGLWIAFLIFAIFYSANEEFYWLVPFLGILL, encoded by the coding sequence ATGAAAAAAGTACTTAGCGTTCTCATATTTTTAATTTTCGCTTTAACTTCTGTTACCAATCAGCTGCAGTTTAGTTTGATCTCTGATAATTTAATCCCGATTCGAATCGTTTTAGTAATTTTTCTAATTCTTAGTGGTGGTTATTTTATTTACCGCGAAAAAGCCAATTCCCTAAAGTACATTTGGTCGCAGCTTTTAAAAGACCGCGTCTTGTTGGTCGGAACTTTATTATTTATTTGGCGGGTTCTAACTGTCCTTGTAGTCGGCAATTATAGTTCCGGCCTTCCCATGTTGATCTTTTGGGCATCTATACTTGCTTTTTATGTACTCTTCAATCGGTTCTCAAATGTTAAAGCAGCGACTTACGGTTTGTACCTTTCTGTAGCCGTTTCAGTATTTATCGCTATTTACCAAACAGTCAGCTTTGTTGGCTGGGGAATTCAACGCTTCGATTTGTGGGGTTGGCAATTTCCCGATGGCTTTCGCGTGCCGGGATTAATGCTCGACAGCAATCACTACGGCATTTTTATGGTTGGTGGTTTTTTTATTATTTCTTTATATTTATTACTCAAAAAGAAATATTTATGGACTATAATTTGCGCCTTTTTAACAATTGGAACTTACTCATTATCTTCGTCTCGCAGCGCCTTAATTGGTCTGCTGGTTGGTGGCCTCGTCACTATGGTCATCCTAGCCTTACGGCGGCAGTATAAAGTCCTTGTTATCTTCGCTGTTGCTTTGGGTTTAGGGCTTACTAGCGGAACGGCGATTTCTAAAGTCATCGATATTTACACCACTAATTTTTTGAAGACTAGCATTATTTTGCATCAAGAGGTGGGATCAAAAACGGCAGCGAAAGTCGCAGATACGCTCCAGAACTCCAATTCCGAATCAATCCAATTTGAAGGGGCCTTTAATTTTCTAAATAATTTATTGCCATCAAGAGTAAAGCGGGTATTTGATTCCTCGGCCAAGTCTCATTTAGCGATGGTGGAAGCGTCGGTAAAACTGGGACTGCGTTATCCTGTTTTTGGGGTTGGTTACGGCAATTTTTCAACAGGTCTTAAGAAAGAATCGGATATTTACGGTCCGGCCAGCCAATTCGATCCTCGTGGACTTTCCATGCCAAAGTTTCCATCCCACACTTTATGGGGCGAACAACTGGCCGAAACCGGAATTGTAGGGCTTGCGCTGTTTACGATTTTAGTAATTTTAATGTTTATTAAATTAATTAAAAAGCCGGGTATTAGCGGAGCATTACTAGCTGGGCTCTGGATTGCCTTTCTAATATTTGCTATTTTTTATAGTGCTAACGAAGAGTTTTATTGGCTGGTCCCATTTTTGGGAATTTTGTTATGA
- a CDS encoding glycosyltransferase: MKVSIISTVLNEDKYLFDFLDSLFSQTLVPDEVVICDGGSIDTTLEKLQIYAKKQPKLKIVTAPGSNISGGRNAAISAATGDIIAATDAGTRVAPDWLEKLVSSFTSPTDVAAGFFAPIADTTFEKSLAAVTVPVASEIEPEKFLPSSRSVAFYKSAWEAVRGYPEWLPICEDLVFDLKLKKAGFKFNFVPEAKAYWRPRQTLKKFFRQYFMYARGDGHAKLWWRRHLIRYLAYINGLLILSMLFSHSIMWLLPFFIGAAGYMSKFYNRFLIHFPGQPLKITSIAFSYIPVMVFIGDVAKMLGYPWGNYQRVAGKIKYEPYQ, from the coding sequence ATGAAAGTTTCGATAATCTCAACCGTTTTAAACGAGGATAAATATTTATTTGATTTTTTAGACTCTTTATTTAGTCAAACTTTGGTTCCTGACGAAGTGGTAATTTGCGATGGGGGATCAATTGATACTACTTTAGAAAAGTTACAAATTTACGCTAAAAAACAGCCTAAATTAAAAATAGTTACTGCACCCGGGTCAAATATTTCCGGTGGTCGTAACGCAGCTATATCCGCAGCTACTGGTGACATTATCGCCGCTACCGACGCCGGAACTCGTGTCGCTCCAGATTGGTTGGAAAAACTAGTGTCGTCATTTACTTCACCAACAGACGTCGCCGCCGGATTTTTTGCGCCCATCGCCGATACTACTTTTGAAAAGTCGTTAGCCGCAGTTACCGTTCCGGTTGCTTCCGAAATCGAACCGGAAAAGTTTTTGCCCTCCAGCCGTTCCGTCGCTTTTTATAAATCAGCTTGGGAAGCGGTTCGCGGTTACCCGGAGTGGTTACCAATTTGTGAAGATTTAGTCTTTGATTTAAAACTTAAAAAAGCCGGTTTTAAATTTAATTTCGTGCCAGAAGCCAAGGCCTATTGGCGACCTCGCCAAACCTTAAAAAAATTCTTTAGGCAATATTTTATGTATGCCCGGGGCGACGGGCACGCGAAATTGTGGTGGCGCCGTCATTTAATTCGTTATTTAGCCTATATTAACGGCCTTTTGATTTTATCAATGCTTTTTAGTCACTCCATAATGTGGTTACTGCCATTCTTTATCGGGGCGGCCGGTTATATGTCTAAATTCTATAATCGTTTTTTGATTCATTTTCCCGGACAACCGCTTAAAATTACATCTATCGCTTTTTCATATATTCCGGTAATGGTTTTTATTGGTGACGTCGCTAAAATGCTGGGATACCCGTGGGGTAATTATCAACGGGTTGCCGGGAAAATAAAATATGAACCATACCAGTAA
- a CDS encoding glycosyltransferase family 1 protein yields the protein MNHTSKKRIGIDARFYGAAGIGRYISCLLKELETDEVHEYFVFLNQTGFDFFNPTNKNFHKVLCDIPWYSWKEQLVLPFVFGRYHLDLLHIPHFNIPIFYFGKIVVTIHDLIINDFSTERATTLSRPYYRFKRLVYSWLVKTAVARSSKVIVPSNYTKQVVQQTYAVSESKIIVTYEGLTKNIHGGHPLFSGMPYLLFVGSMYPHKNLERLIEVFVTLRRNGTFSGDLVLAGKSDYFSQRLQAEVYVKYPDMTAQDIIFPISKYPRLPLQDDELAELYQNAVAFVFPSLSEGFGLPPLEAMGIGCPVVSSNSTSIPEICGDAALYFDPLDASDMAAKISKIISDPVLRSELVEKGRKNIERFSWSKMAGETLKVYEDCLSSR from the coding sequence ATGAACCATACCAGTAAGAAACGAATTGGCATCGACGCCCGTTTTTACGGGGCGGCTGGAATTGGGCGCTATATTTCCTGTCTGCTTAAAGAGCTTGAAACAGACGAGGTGCACGAATACTTCGTCTTTTTAAACCAGACAGGCTTTGATTTTTTTAACCCCACAAATAAAAATTTCCACAAAGTTCTTTGCGACATTCCTTGGTATTCCTGGAAAGAGCAGCTAGTTTTGCCTTTCGTCTTTGGTCGCTATCATTTAGACTTATTACACATACCTCACTTTAATATCCCGATATTTTATTTTGGCAAAATTGTCGTTACTATTCATGACTTAATCATTAACGATTTTTCGACAGAGCGGGCGACGACTTTAAGTCGTCCTTATTATCGATTTAAACGTCTCGTTTACTCGTGGTTAGTGAAAACTGCTGTAGCTCGATCGTCTAAAGTAATAGTCCCGAGCAACTACACTAAACAAGTGGTACAACAAACTTACGCTGTAAGTGAATCTAAAATAATTGTTACTTACGAAGGTCTGACTAAAAACATTCACGGCGGACATCCGCTGTTTAGCGGTATGCCATATTTGTTGTTTGTTGGTAGTATGTACCCACATAAAAATTTGGAAAGACTAATTGAAGTTTTTGTTACTTTACGTCGAAATGGAACTTTTAGTGGCGACTTAGTGCTAGCAGGAAAATCTGATTATTTCTCACAACGTTTACAAGCCGAAGTTTATGTTAAGTATCCCGACATGACCGCCCAAGATATTATTTTTCCAATTTCTAAATACCCTCGTTTGCCGTTGCAGGATGATGAGTTGGCGGAACTTTATCAAAATGCCGTCGCTTTTGTTTTTCCCTCTTTGTCTGAAGGTTTTGGTTTGCCGCCACTTGAGGCAATGGGAATAGGTTGTCCGGTCGTCTCATCCAATTCCACATCGATTCCAGAGATTTGTGGTGATGCGGCCCTTTATTTCGATCCTTTAGACGCCTCCGATATGGCCGCTAAAATTTCTAAAATCATTTCTGATCCGGTTTTGCGGTCAGAGTTAGTAGAAAAAGGTCGGAAGAATATAGAACGGTTTAGCTGGAGCAAAATGGCCGGAGAGACGCTTAAAGTTTATGAAGATTGCCTTAGTTCACGATGA
- a CDS encoding glycosyltransferase: MKIALVHDDLIQFGGAEKMVLAMHEMYPEAPLYTSFASSDWVKKCNELNIHLRTSFMQRLPFKKELYKFYFLLYPLAFESFNLSNYDVVISSSARFAHGVITKPTTYHICYKYAPGRAFWEPQKYFQNLPWLIKILTPVLSYLRIWDFVAAQRVNKFLAVSTKTKEVVKKIYRRDSEVLYPFVETNNAVSSDIKLPTDYFLIVSRLSPWKRVDVAIEACLKTGRNLIIVGEGSARGGLEQKTDNTQQILFLGHVNDNDLAAAYTNCKAVIITQEEDFGIVAVEAAAYKKPVLAFKAGGSLEIVKENVTGEFFWPQNAAALSDTIRNFDDHLYQDDRSYEVVTKQFSKHIFMTSLKAIVDRLGA, from the coding sequence ATGAAGATTGCCTTAGTTCACGATGATTTAATTCAGTTCGGTGGGGCCGAAAAAATGGTACTAGCGATGCATGAAATGTATCCGGAAGCGCCGTTGTATACATCGTTTGCCTCGTCTGACTGGGTTAAAAAGTGTAATGAACTTAATATTCATCTCCGAACGTCGTTCATGCAGCGGCTGCCTTTTAAAAAGGAGCTTTATAAGTTCTATTTTTTGTTATATCCCTTGGCTTTTGAATCATTTAATCTGTCGAATTACGATGTCGTTATTTCCTCTTCAGCCCGTTTCGCTCATGGCGTTATTACCAAACCAACTACTTATCACATCTGTTATAAATACGCTCCGGGCCGAGCTTTTTGGGAACCACAAAAGTACTTTCAAAATCTACCGTGGTTAATAAAAATACTTACACCGGTCTTAAGTTATTTGCGAATCTGGGATTTTGTGGCAGCCCAAAGGGTTAATAAATTTTTGGCCGTTTCAACAAAAACGAAAGAGGTGGTAAAGAAGATATACAGGAGAGACTCGGAAGTTCTCTACCCGTTTGTTGAGACTAACAATGCGGTGTCATCAGATATTAAATTACCAACCGACTATTTCTTGATTGTCAGTCGATTGTCACCTTGGAAGCGGGTCGATGTTGCTATTGAAGCTTGTCTTAAAACCGGTCGAAATTTAATAATAGTAGGGGAGGGGTCGGCGAGAGGTGGTTTGGAGCAAAAAACAGATAACACACAACAAATTTTATTTTTAGGTCATGTCAACGACAATGATCTCGCAGCAGCTTACACAAATTGCAAAGCTGTTATAATTACCCAAGAGGAAGATTTCGGGATCGTGGCAGTTGAGGCGGCGGCGTACAAAAAGCCTGTTCTTGCCTTTAAGGCCGGTGGTTCACTGGAAATTGTTAAAGAAAATGTAACGGGGGAGTTTTTTTGGCCCCAAAACGCGGCGGCTTTAAGTGATACCATTAGAAACTTTGATGATCATCTATATCAAGATGACCGGTCATATGAAGTCGTCACAAAACAATTTAGTAAACACATTTTTATGACATCGCTTAAGGCGATAGTCGATAGATTGGGAGCTTGA
- a CDS encoding sugar transferase: protein MLYNSLKRALDILGSVIGLIIFSPILLATAIFIKLVSSKGPVFADTPKRVGQSGVEFRMYKFRTMIPNAHQFLLDNPELYEKYKKNNFKLDPDPRWLPGANFIRKFSIDELPQFINILIGNMSLVGPRAYYPFELRDQQIIYPDTAPHIQEVQSVKPGLTGLWQVSGRSGISFPDRIKMDSYYSRKRSISYDIYLLIKTPVALLSGRGAC, encoded by the coding sequence ATGCTTTATAACTCTTTAAAACGAGCTTTAGATATTTTAGGTAGTGTGATTGGGTTAATTATTTTCTCTCCAATTCTGCTTGCCACCGCTATTTTTATAAAATTAGTTTCTTCAAAAGGTCCGGTGTTTGCGGATACCCCCAAAAGAGTCGGTCAATCCGGGGTGGAATTTAGAATGTACAAATTTCGAACCATGATCCCAAACGCCCATCAGTTCTTGCTCGATAATCCGGAATTATACGAAAAATATAAAAAGAATAATTTTAAACTGGACCCGGATCCTAGATGGCTTCCCGGGGCTAACTTTATTCGTAAATTTAGTATCGATGAGTTGCCGCAATTTATTAATATTCTGATTGGCAACATGAGTTTAGTTGGCCCTCGGGCTTATTACCCATTTGAACTGCGGGACCAGCAAATAATTTATCCGGATACCGCCCCGCACATTCAGGAAGTTCAAAGCGTAAAACCAGGCTTAACGGGCCTGTGGCAGGTGAGTGGCCGCAGTGGGATTAGTTTTCCGGATCGTATAAAAATGGATTCGTACTACTCTAGAAAGCGTTCAATTAGTTACGATATTTATCTACTTATAAAAACTCCGGTCGCCTTGCTCTCGGGACGGGGGGCGTGCTAG
- a CDS encoding DUF4012 domain-containing protein, with the protein MSEARSAVVGIDTAFPDIQAALNTLPAALGTDGTPKTYVLIFQNDKELRPTGGFWTAYALVTFKNGQLIDVKSNDMYNLDAQIGLRNHPAPPAFFKGFLDVDYFYARDANISPDFVVSAQKFQDFWKLAGNAPVAGIWAMDTYVLQELLSVLGPIKTGGYDQPFDQNNVVERMETYANVLLKEQAGRKDLIGELMNSIMGKAFTASQKDYPKLISAAVKLLAQKHILLSFNNSGVQAIVSKYNLSGQVIPYIGDYLYVNDGNFGGMKANWFVTEQISKTTTVDNGKLHSVVTINYQNPGAYNVNWNTGYKDIVRVYVPQGSKLLSSSGSVTPVTAADELGKAYFLASVLVKPDGGTASLTFTYTLPSTISSTGAYKLLIQKQPGTGATPVTVSTNGKTQKVTLETDQEITANL; encoded by the coding sequence TTGTCGGAAGCGAGATCGGCGGTCGTTGGTATCGACACGGCTTTCCCTGACATTCAAGCGGCTTTAAATACACTTCCGGCAGCTCTAGGGACAGATGGCACGCCCAAAACCTACGTCCTGATTTTCCAAAATGATAAAGAATTACGGCCAACCGGTGGTTTTTGGACGGCTTATGCTTTAGTTACCTTTAAAAATGGCCAACTGATCGATGTTAAATCAAACGACATGTACAATTTAGACGCTCAAATCGGGCTTCGGAATCATCCGGCTCCGCCAGCTTTCTTCAAAGGCTTTTTAGATGTTGATTATTTTTACGCCAGGGATGCCAATATTTCACCGGACTTCGTTGTTTCCGCCCAAAAGTTTCAGGACTTCTGGAAGCTAGCCGGCAACGCCCCTGTCGCGGGAATCTGGGCGATGGATACCTATGTACTACAAGAGTTATTAAGCGTTCTTGGTCCCATTAAGACCGGCGGTTATGATCAACCATTCGATCAAAATAATGTCGTTGAAAGGATGGAAACTTATGCCAATGTACTTCTTAAAGAGCAGGCCGGTCGAAAAGATCTTATTGGGGAACTAATGAACTCTATAATGGGTAAGGCTTTTACCGCCTCTCAAAAAGACTATCCAAAATTAATCTCTGCTGCTGTTAAACTCCTGGCTCAAAAGCACATCTTATTATCATTTAATAACTCCGGAGTTCAAGCGATCGTTTCCAAATACAATTTATCGGGTCAGGTTATACCATATATAGGTGATTATCTATATGTTAATGATGGTAATTTTGGTGGCATGAAAGCGAACTGGTTTGTGACTGAGCAAATTAGTAAAACCACCACTGTTGACAATGGCAAGCTTCACAGCGTGGTCACTATTAATTACCAAAATCCCGGAGCTTACAACGTGAATTGGAACACCGGCTACAAAGACATTGTGCGGGTCTACGTGCCTCAAGGTAGTAAGCTTCTTAGTTCTTCCGGCTCTGTTACACCAGTCACCGCGGCTGACGAACTCGGGAAGGCATATTTTTTGGCTAGCGTCCTGGTTAAACCAGACGGTGGTACAGCGTCGCTCACTTTCACTTACACTTTGCCAAGCACCATTTCGTCAACCGGAGCTTACAAATTATTAATTCAGAAGCAGCCGGGAACCGGGGCCACTCCGGTCACCGTCTCCACAAATGGCAAGACTCAGAAAGTAACTCTAGAAACCGATCAGGAAATAACCGCTAACCTCTAA
- the recO gene encoding DNA repair protein RecO, with protein sequence MAQTFLVTGVIIKRSNYREADKWLTLITREKGKIRVLAKGLRKLSSKRGGKLELFNLVRLQVAPGKAYLVAAEVETLETFPKFRQDLAKLSLVFTFAEIVDVLTAEEQVNVNSLGLLTNFLRQSESLSQTDLEELLTRSLGELLKNLGFWDGLYLQEKMTKLSFIESYVETITEKRLRSSKALATSSPAFAKASAD encoded by the coding sequence GTGGCTCAGACCTTCCTCGTCACCGGCGTCATTATCAAGCGGAGTAATTACCGGGAAGCCGATAAGTGGTTAACTTTAATCACTCGCGAAAAAGGAAAAATCCGGGTTTTAGCCAAGGGTCTTCGTAAGTTATCGTCAAAACGGGGCGGTAAACTGGAGCTTTTTAATTTAGTTCGTCTGCAAGTGGCGCCAGGCAAAGCTTATCTCGTTGCGGCTGAGGTCGAGACTTTGGAAACTTTTCCTAAATTTCGTCAAGATTTAGCCAAGTTGTCGCTTGTTTTCACTTTTGCCGAAATTGTTGATGTTCTTACCGCTGAGGAACAGGTCAACGTGAACTCACTGGGACTTCTCACGAATTTTCTAAGGCAATCTGAAAGTTTGTCGCAAACCGACTTAGAGGAGCTGCTAACTCGGTCGCTGGGTGAGCTTTTAAAGAATTTAGGCTTTTGGGACGGTCTTTATCTTCAAGAAAAGATGACTAAACTCAGTTTTATAGAGTCTTATGTAGAAACGATTACAGAAAAGCGACTGCGATCATCAAAGGCTTTAGCTACGTCGTCTCCCGCCTTCGCTAAAGCTTCGGCGGATTGA
- a CDS encoding glycine--tRNA ligase — MDKIVSLCKRRGFVFPSSEIYGGFAAVYDYGPYGAELARNIRDFWWQEMVQNREDVVGLDAAIFMLPKVWVASGHVGGFSDPLVECKNCHTRSRVDHLLEDVDVKADEKMSEEEINKVFIENKAKVKCPSCGKNDFTETKKFNLLVQSNLGNFSGDWTKEPVYLRGETCQGIYVNFKNVLNSSRVSVPFGIAQIGKAFRNEITARQYIFRTREFEQMEMEYFTSPETEMEEYEKLRQLRWNYYLKMGIKEENLKWHKHENLVFYAKEAYDIEYNYPFGFKELEGIHARGDYDLTQHAKFSGEDFTYTDPNDQTVKYVPHIIESSVGVGRTLLAILSDSYTEEVIKEGETRIVLKILPKLAPVKVAIFPLLKNKPELVAKAQSVYDDLKGHFMCEFDDNGNVGKRYRRQDEIGTPWCVTVDFQTLEDDTVTIRDRDSMEQDRVKLSEILCFVNSRL, encoded by the coding sequence ATGGATAAAATTGTTTCGCTGTGCAAGCGGCGCGGTTTTGTGTTTCCGTCGTCAGAAATTTATGGCGGCTTCGCGGCCGTTTACGATTACGGTCCGTACGGAGCAGAATTAGCCCGTAATATTCGAGATTTTTGGTGGCAAGAGATGGTCCAAAATCGGGAAGACGTCGTGGGGCTAGATGCAGCCATCTTTATGCTGCCAAAAGTTTGGGTGGCCTCCGGGCACGTTGGCGGCTTTTCTGATCCACTTGTCGAGTGTAAAAATTGTCACACTCGCAGTCGAGTTGACCATTTGCTCGAAGACGTGGATGTAAAAGCAGACGAGAAAATGTCGGAAGAGGAAATCAACAAAGTGTTTATCGAAAATAAGGCAAAAGTTAAATGCCCGTCTTGCGGCAAAAATGATTTCACGGAGACGAAAAAATTTAATCTGTTAGTGCAGTCAAACTTGGGAAACTTCAGCGGTGACTGGACAAAAGAGCCTGTTTACTTGCGGGGAGAGACTTGCCAGGGAATCTATGTCAACTTCAAAAACGTCCTCAACTCTTCACGCGTCTCGGTTCCATTCGGAATAGCGCAGATAGGTAAAGCTTTTCGGAATGAAATTACCGCTCGGCAATACATCTTTCGCACTCGCGAATTTGAGCAAATGGAGATGGAATACTTCACGTCACCGGAAACAGAAATGGAGGAGTACGAAAAGCTGCGACAACTTCGTTGGAATTATTACTTAAAAATGGGAATTAAAGAGGAGAATTTAAAATGGCATAAGCATGAGAACCTCGTCTTCTATGCCAAAGAAGCCTATGACATTGAATATAATTATCCATTTGGCTTTAAAGAATTAGAGGGAATTCATGCGCGGGGTGATTACGATCTTACTCAACACGCTAAATTTTCCGGCGAAGACTTTACTTACACCGATCCTAATGATCAAACGGTTAAATACGTGCCCCACATCATTGAATCTTCTGTCGGAGTCGGTCGCACTTTACTAGCTATCTTAAGCGATTCCTATACCGAGGAAGTAATTAAAGAAGGGGAGACTAGAATAGTCCTTAAAATTCTGCCAAAACTCGCGCCAGTTAAAGTGGCCATCTTCCCGTTACTAAAGAATAAACCGGAATTAGTCGCCAAAGCTCAGTCAGTTTATGATGATCTTAAGGGTCACTTTATGTGTGAATTTGATGACAATGGTAACGTTGGCAAGCGCTACCGTCGTCAGGACGAAATTGGAACTCCTTGGTGTGTTACCGTAGACTTTCAGACTTTAGAGGACGATACAGTGACTATAAGGGATCGTGATTCGATGGAGCAGGATCGGGTAAAATTGTCAGAGATCCTATGTTTCGTAAACTCTAGATTATAG
- the mraZ gene encoding division/cell wall cluster transcriptional repressor MraZ has protein sequence MKLFLGEYQQNFIGTRLAIPKKLREQVEGENFILAKGFEKCLFGYSVNTWEKMSAQQETALISDSKARDLRRYLYSGAQELQFDAQGRVVVPESLRTYADLGEEAVVIGAGDHFEIWDAKFWKSHLTALEATIRNG, from the coding sequence ATGAAGTTGTTTCTTGGAGAATATCAACAAAATTTTATAGGAACTCGTTTAGCCATTCCTAAGAAACTAAGGGAGCAAGTTGAGGGGGAGAACTTTATTTTAGCCAAGGGTTTTGAGAAGTGTCTCTTTGGGTATTCGGTAAATACTTGGGAAAAGATGTCTGCTCAGCAAGAAACGGCTCTTATTTCAGACAGTAAAGCTCGGGATTTGCGTCGTTACCTATATTCTGGAGCCCAGGAACTGCAATTTGACGCGCAAGGACGGGTCGTTGTCCCCGAATCGCTGCGTACTTACGCTGATTTAGGGGAAGAAGCGGTAGTGATTGGGGCCGGAGATCATTTTGAAATTTGGGATGCCAAGTTTTGGAAGTCGCACCTAACTGCCTTGGAGGCGACTATTCGAAATGGATGA
- the mraW gene encoding 16S rRNA (cytosine(1402)-N(4))-methyltransferase — protein sequence MDEHIPVLLNEAVDALNVKANGCYVDCTFGFGGHSLEILKRGGQVLGLDVEEAGFIEAQSSKIQVPIRDLTFRKANFVELGEVLLEIGWGSVNGVLLDLGTSSWELEKSGRGFS from the coding sequence ATGGATGAGCATATACCGGTTTTACTTAACGAAGCCGTTGACGCCTTGAATGTCAAAGCTAACGGCTGCTACGTTGACTGCACGTTTGGCTTCGGCGGTCACTCTTTGGAAATACTGAAGCGGGGAGGTCAAGTTTTGGGTTTGGATGTTGAAGAGGCGGGATTTATAGAAGCTCAAAGTTCCAAGATCCAAGTTCCAATACGGGATTTGACTTTTAGGAAGGCGAATTTTGTGGAATTGGGTGAGGTTTTGTTGGAAATCGGTTGGGGTAGTGTCAACGGCGTTCTCTTAGACTTAGGGACGAGTTCATGGGAGTTGGAAAAGTCGGGGCGAGGTTTTAGTT
- the mraW gene encoding 16S rRNA (cytosine(1402)-N(4))-methyltransferase codes for RLDPRLMVTAADLINGLPEKGLYDIFKEYGEEPGAYRFAKFACRARLLKPIKSTADLLLALELNGLNNRGRIHPATKVFQALRIAVNGELENLKIVLPIVASKLAKGGRLVVISFHSLEDRIVKNFGKSELSLKEVNAVVSASLLEINSNPRSRSAKMRVYEKI; via the coding sequence TGCGTCTGGACCCGCGTCTTATGGTCACGGCAGCCGACCTTATAAATGGGCTACCGGAAAAGGGATTATATGACATTTTTAAAGAATATGGCGAGGAGCCTGGGGCTTACCGCTTTGCTAAATTTGCTTGCCGCGCCCGTTTATTAAAGCCGATTAAATCCACGGCTGATTTACTGTTAGCGTTGGAATTAAACGGTCTTAATAATCGCGGGAGAATCCATCCGGCGACCAAAGTGTTTCAGGCTTTGCGGATCGCGGTAAATGGTGAACTTGAAAACTTAAAAATAGTCTTACCGATCGTTGCGTCAAAGCTTGCAAAAGGCGGTCGACTGGTCGTCATCAGCTTTCACTCGCTAGAAGATCGAATTGTTAAGAACTTTGGTAAGTCGGAATTAAGTCTTAAGGAGGTAAACGCGGTTGTTAGCGCGTCGCTTTTAGAAATTAACAGTAATCCGCGGAGCCGCAGTGCCAAAATGAGAGTCTATGAAAAAATATGA